Proteins from one Streptomyces sp. NBC_00390 genomic window:
- a CDS encoding polyprenyl synthetase family protein, translating into MNSISIHRDALEMMAEARELISPLHRSTIAALPQETGHIAGYHIGWWDANGRQCKETGKYVRPTLAIACARAIGGETAVESAIPAAVAVELVHDFSLLHDDVMDKGLVRRHRATAWSLFGTPKAVLTGDLLVANAYRLLASSGRDTSGRSVGILAQTVLDLCVGQAMDLAFENRAEVTLAETKAMVTGKTGALIAGACELGAVAAGAGADVAAVMRAFGGHLGMLFQLVDDILGVWGDPSVTGKPVGADVASRKKSLPVVAALEAGTDASRSLSTLYSSAAPLTSEEVTDATQWIEEAGGREWAEAESTRLCQAAQECLEQVGADVRAVNDLLSLMRFLVERKA; encoded by the coding sequence GTGAACAGCATTTCCATACACCGCGACGCGCTGGAGATGATGGCCGAGGCGCGTGAGCTGATCTCTCCCCTGCACCGATCCACCATTGCCGCCTTGCCGCAAGAGACCGGACACATAGCCGGCTACCACATCGGATGGTGGGATGCGAACGGCCGGCAGTGCAAGGAAACCGGAAAATACGTCAGGCCGACCCTTGCCATCGCCTGTGCTCGCGCGATAGGCGGCGAGACCGCGGTGGAGTCCGCCATCCCTGCGGCTGTGGCGGTCGAGTTGGTCCATGACTTCTCCCTCCTTCACGACGATGTCATGGACAAGGGCCTGGTCCGCCGTCACCGGGCGACAGCGTGGTCCTTGTTCGGGACCCCGAAGGCCGTGCTGACAGGCGATCTGCTCGTCGCCAACGCATACCGGCTGCTCGCGTCCTCGGGCCGTGACACCTCAGGCCGATCGGTCGGGATCCTGGCTCAGACCGTCCTTGACCTTTGCGTCGGGCAGGCGATGGACCTCGCGTTCGAGAACCGCGCCGAGGTGACTCTCGCCGAGACCAAGGCAATGGTGACGGGCAAGACCGGCGCGCTGATCGCCGGTGCTTGTGAGCTCGGCGCGGTCGCGGCCGGCGCCGGTGCCGACGTCGCGGCTGTCATGCGCGCATTCGGTGGTCATCTGGGAATGCTGTTCCAGTTGGTCGATGACATTCTCGGCGTGTGGGGAGACCCCAGCGTGACCGGTAAGCCTGTCGGGGCCGATGTCGCATCGCGAAAGAAGAGCCTCCCTGTCGTCGCCGCGCTGGAGGCAGGAACCGATGCGTCGCGCAGCTTGTCCACCCTCTACAGCAGTGCCGCACCTCTCACGAGTGAAGAGGTCACTGATGCAACGCAGTGGATCGAGGAGGCCGGCGGGAGGGAATGGGCCGAGGCGGAGTCAACCCGTCTGTGCCAGGCAGCTCAGGAGTGCCTCGAACAAGTGGGAGCGGATGTCCGGGCAGTCAATGACCTGCTGTCACTGATGCGGTTCCTCGTGGAACGAAAGGCGTGA
- a CDS encoding helix-turn-helix transcriptional regulator gives MTHAKRELRATTEINEPMRQLLQLIELQEQSIASCAEHAQSLQKQVAALASCMWPPLHRASELEIVKDADRIAEIQDSIVELPAEEIMLLRPAFGSSDETNREMERLQRARERGTTVRCIQQHLHSSLRIRSRFRQLESLGCQVRTSPLIPFQATIVDNTLSFVSTDVDGTTEKMLLVTNPNLVGCLRRVFEFCWNAASDSTAQPQLEICSSGHPEADVSRPRTPELPKDQLTVLRLWASGRPDTAIARELQISPRTLRRTTAMLMRRLGVSTRFEAGMVATRLGLLS, from the coding sequence ATGACTCACGCAAAGCGCGAATTGCGTGCAACGACTGAGATCAATGAGCCGATGAGACAACTGCTCCAGCTGATCGAGCTGCAGGAGCAGTCTATAGCATCATGCGCGGAACATGCACAATCACTCCAGAAGCAGGTTGCTGCGCTGGCGTCGTGCATGTGGCCTCCACTGCACCGGGCGTCAGAACTGGAGATCGTGAAGGATGCCGATCGGATAGCAGAAATCCAGGACAGCATCGTCGAGCTGCCCGCAGAAGAGATCATGCTGTTGAGGCCCGCATTTGGATCGTCGGACGAGACAAACCGCGAGATGGAACGCCTTCAGCGCGCCCGGGAACGCGGGACAACGGTCCGATGTATTCAGCAGCATCTGCACAGCAGTCTGCGGATCCGTTCCCGCTTTCGACAGCTCGAATCACTGGGCTGCCAAGTACGCACGTCGCCCCTGATCCCTTTCCAGGCGACCATAGTTGACAACACACTGTCATTCGTCTCGACAGACGTCGACGGGACGACCGAAAAGATGCTCCTGGTCACGAATCCGAATCTTGTCGGATGTCTGCGTCGTGTCTTCGAGTTCTGCTGGAACGCCGCGAGCGACAGCACCGCACAACCGCAGTTGGAGATCTGCAGCTCTGGGCATCCCGAGGCCGATGTGAGCCGGCCCCGTACACCCGAGCTGCCGAAGGACCAGCTGACGGTGTTGCGTCTCTGGGCGAGTGGCCGACCCGATACCGCCATCGCACGAGAGCTGCAGATCTCACCCAGGACGCTTCGAAGGACGACCGCGATGCTGATGCGACGACTCGGCGTCAGTACCAGATTCGAAGCCGGCATGGTCGCCACCCGTTTAGGTCTCCTCAGTTGA
- a CDS encoding MMPL family transporter — protein MIDRLAGFSIRAPKVVLALAGLAFVLCGVLGSKVSDRLLAGGFLDPGAESSRAANVLADEFGLSGAQFILAVESAQGTTDARTTARAKAIVAGLRQDERVETVASPWTPPQGGAHLISSDGHVGLVVATLKGDDNAAQKTAKDLSDRYTGEADGATVTAGGQAMAFSEIGTISARDLAVAESIAIVLTFLLLVRFLRSWVAAAIPLVVGITAIVGTTAVLYLLTLVTDLSVFAMNIATGLGLALAIDYSLLVIGRFREEIAEGRGQHEAIAVALRRGGRAVVYSGLVVGIALIGMTFFPIYFLKSIGYAGVAVVALSIVLALTVVPALLSLFGTRINRKPLREAGTVESSWLYRVAVAVQRRPVVFALPVLALLLVSVAPVLGLRLGLPDDRVLPVSAQSHQVGDKIRNGFDENVAGAVRIVVEDIGDPDEVESYAEALSRVESVKSVVAPAGSYIGGQRVGPGEPAAMKARVAYLTVQTPLNPYSSEAARQLDALRTVSAPGHILLDGLGPQTRDTAESIARGIPKALAWIAATTFVLLLLLTGSVVMPLKALVLNTLSLTASFGAMVWIFQDGHLGALGTTSTGYTVATVPVLLFCIAFGLSMDYEVFLLARFSEEWEKSGRTRADNDTAVAVGLARSGRVVTAAAVMMAVVFAGIATSGVSLMRMLGLGLTLAVLVDATLVRVVLVPAFMRIAGTWNWWSPRPARPGLERVRLRE, from the coding sequence ATGATTGACCGTCTGGCCGGATTCTCCATCCGTGCCCCGAAAGTCGTACTGGCGCTCGCCGGTCTGGCCTTCGTCCTGTGCGGTGTGCTCGGATCGAAGGTCTCCGACCGGCTGTTGGCCGGCGGGTTCCTGGATCCTGGTGCGGAATCCTCCCGAGCTGCGAACGTACTGGCCGACGAATTCGGTCTGTCCGGAGCACAGTTCATCCTCGCCGTCGAATCAGCGCAGGGCACGACGGATGCGCGGACCACGGCCCGGGCCAAGGCCATCGTCGCCGGGCTGCGGCAGGACGAGCGCGTGGAGACGGTCGCCTCGCCGTGGACCCCACCGCAGGGCGGTGCGCACCTGATCAGCAGCGACGGCCACGTCGGACTCGTCGTCGCCACGCTGAAGGGCGACGACAATGCCGCGCAGAAGACCGCCAAGGACCTGTCCGACCGGTACACCGGCGAAGCCGACGGGGCCACCGTCACCGCTGGCGGACAGGCCATGGCCTTCTCGGAGATAGGCACGATCTCGGCGCGTGACCTCGCCGTGGCCGAGTCGATCGCGATCGTGTTGACGTTCCTCCTGCTGGTCCGGTTCCTGCGAAGCTGGGTGGCGGCCGCGATCCCGCTCGTGGTCGGAATCACCGCCATCGTCGGTACCACCGCGGTGTTGTATCTGCTGACGCTGGTGACCGACCTGTCGGTGTTCGCGATGAACATCGCCACCGGGCTCGGCCTGGCGCTGGCGATCGACTACTCGTTGCTCGTCATCGGACGGTTCCGCGAGGAGATCGCCGAGGGCCGGGGACAGCACGAGGCGATCGCGGTCGCGCTGCGGCGCGGTGGGCGGGCGGTTGTGTACTCCGGTCTCGTCGTCGGTATCGCGTTGATCGGCATGACGTTCTTCCCCATCTACTTCCTGAAGTCGATCGGGTACGCCGGCGTGGCTGTGGTCGCCCTGTCGATCGTGCTGGCCTTGACCGTGGTTCCCGCGCTGCTGAGCCTTTTCGGCACCCGGATCAACCGGAAGCCGCTGCGTGAGGCGGGTACGGTCGAATCCTCGTGGCTCTACAGGGTGGCAGTGGCGGTGCAGCGCCGACCGGTGGTGTTCGCCCTGCCCGTGCTCGCCCTGCTGCTGGTGTCCGTGGCACCGGTCCTCGGTCTGCGGCTCGGCCTCCCCGACGACCGCGTTCTCCCGGTGAGCGCGCAGTCGCACCAGGTGGGCGACAAGATACGGAACGGATTCGACGAAAACGTCGCGGGCGCCGTACGCATCGTCGTGGAGGACATAGGCGATCCGGACGAGGTCGAGTCCTACGCCGAGGCCCTGTCGCGGGTCGAGTCCGTGAAATCCGTTGTTGCCCCGGCTGGTTCGTACATCGGCGGACAGCGGGTGGGTCCGGGCGAGCCTGCAGCGATGAAGGCGAGGGTGGCGTACCTGACGGTGCAGACTCCGCTGAACCCGTATTCCTCGGAGGCGGCACGGCAGTTGGACGCGTTGCGGACGGTTTCCGCCCCGGGGCACATCCTGTTGGACGGTCTGGGGCCGCAGACCCGCGACACCGCCGAGAGCATCGCCCGGGGTATACCCAAGGCGCTGGCCTGGATCGCCGCCACCACGTTCGTGCTCTTGCTGCTGCTCACCGGCAGTGTGGTGATGCCTTTGAAAGCCCTTGTTCTCAATACGCTTTCGCTGACCGCGAGCTTCGGGGCGATGGTCTGGATCTTCCAGGACGGTCATCTCGGCGCTCTCGGCACGACGAGTACCGGCTACACCGTCGCAACGGTTCCGGTGCTGTTGTTCTGCATCGCGTTCGGGCTCTCCATGGACTACGAGGTGTTCCTGCTCGCCCGGTTCAGCGAGGAGTGGGAGAAGTCCGGACGCACCAGAGCCGACAACGACACTGCGGTCGCAGTCGGTCTGGCACGGTCGGGCCGGGTGGTGACGGCAGCCGCGGTGATGATGGCCGTCGTATTCGCAGGCATCGCCACCAGCGGCGTCTCCCTCATGCGGATGCTCGGTCTCGGACTGACGCTGGCCGTTCTGGTGGACGCAACTCTGGTGCGTGTCGTCCTTGTGCCGGCGTTCATGCGCATCGCCGGAACGTGGAACTGGTGGTCTCCGCGTCCGGCACGTCCTGGACTCGAGCGAGTTCGTCTACGGGAGTGA
- a CDS encoding cytochrome P450: MTTINERQAARSAPTAPGGLPLLGHALRLARRPHHFLSTLSALGPLVRIRIGGYVAYVVTEPALIRKAFVTHSDQGVLVERTRALTGDGVIVLQGQKHRQERRLIAPAFAKARIAQYASVMARHGAECSRSWRDGRQILLNEEMHELAVRTMAGTLFQGTLGTETARHIHRLLPPVMTLLVQRGTRPAWTDRLPLPGNRRFEVLLAELKAVTRKIITSRRAELAADPEHDPGDLLGALLQARDDESGAMLSDTQVHDELLNFLVAGTQAAAATLAWIFHELAANPDVEAALHAELDTVLTEGRPAEFADLERLDVTKRVVSESLRKYSPWLTLRQITEPTTIGDVQIPGGVVLFACPIAVHRDPKFHPDPMRFDPDRWLPENRARMSNDTYMPFGMGARQCPGNVFALTQVTLQIATIAARWRFRAMPGSKVEEVAIGAFVQPTRMPMRVEARL; the protein is encoded by the coding sequence GTGACGACAATCAACGAACGACAGGCCGCGCGCAGCGCTCCCACCGCGCCGGGCGGCCTGCCGTTGCTCGGCCACGCGCTGCGCCTCGCACGGCGCCCGCACCACTTCCTGTCGACGTTGTCGGCGCTCGGGCCCTTGGTGCGAATCAGGATCGGCGGGTACGTCGCGTACGTCGTGACCGAGCCCGCACTGATACGCAAGGCCTTCGTCACACACTCCGATCAGGGTGTCCTGGTCGAGCGCACCAGGGCGCTGACAGGTGACGGCGTGATCGTCCTGCAGGGACAGAAGCACCGGCAGGAACGCCGGCTGATCGCACCCGCATTCGCCAAGGCCCGCATCGCGCAGTACGCGTCGGTCATGGCACGGCACGGGGCGGAGTGCTCGCGCTCCTGGCGGGACGGCCGGCAGATCCTGCTCAACGAGGAGATGCACGAGCTGGCGGTGCGGACCATGGCGGGGACGCTGTTCCAGGGCACGCTCGGCACTGAGACCGCCCGGCACATTCACCGGTTGCTGCCGCCGGTGATGACGCTGCTCGTGCAGCGAGGCACCCGTCCTGCCTGGACCGACCGGCTGCCGCTGCCCGGCAATCGCCGGTTCGAGGTCCTGCTCGCCGAGTTGAAAGCCGTGACTCGCAAGATCATCACAAGTCGGCGAGCCGAGCTGGCCGCCGATCCCGAGCACGATCCGGGGGACCTGCTGGGTGCTCTGCTGCAGGCCCGTGACGACGAGTCAGGCGCCATGCTCAGCGACACTCAGGTCCACGACGAACTGCTGAACTTCCTCGTCGCCGGCACCCAGGCGGCGGCGGCCACTCTCGCCTGGATCTTCCATGAACTCGCCGCCAACCCGGATGTGGAGGCGGCGCTGCATGCCGAGCTCGACACGGTGCTCACCGAGGGACGACCGGCCGAGTTCGCTGATCTGGAGCGGCTCGATGTCACGAAGCGCGTGGTGTCGGAGTCCCTGCGGAAGTACTCGCCGTGGTTGACACTTCGGCAGATCACCGAGCCCACCACCATCGGTGACGTTCAGATCCCCGGTGGCGTGGTGCTTTTCGCCTGCCCCATCGCAGTGCACCGCGATCCGAAGTTCCACCCCGATCCGATGCGGTTCGACCCGGACCGGTGGCTGCCGGAGAACAGGGCACGCATGTCCAACGACACCTACATGCCCTTCGGCATGGGAGCGCGTCAGTGCCCGGGAAACGTCTTCGCGCTCACACAGGTCACGCTGCAGATCGCGACCATCGCCGCGCGCTGGCGATTCCGGGCGATGCCCGGCAGCAAGGTCGAGGAGGTTGCGATCGGCGCGTTCGTCCAGCCGACGCGCATGCCGATGCGGGTCGAGGCACGGCTCTGA
- a CDS encoding UbiA family prenyltransferase yields the protein MTVSAETANSARPAPKWTAYVQLGKLRVYHRLYHWIVLLALLYSDSVSLHGATTALLLVPLLLLSIQSSACAMDDIMGFRDGCDIANYGAADYPDMIRKPLVAGVLSVRQALAFVVTVVTVATIAVVTTALSLGVDVLPALAIWAVVIGIALQYSGGLKFSYVPGGLELFISGLTVVVTIIPYLMIAHTVTSTVVLIGLLTGSWFLMPVSYGNMADRVGDGAANRRTLAVVLSPRNFQGAIWILYGYSIVLTVLLFTVGDLHPLTALLLLPVVVMQAVQHYQGIVKGHVRKAMKFGFRCIDVGMLGLTAAILLS from the coding sequence GTGACTGTCTCTGCCGAAACAGCGAACTCTGCCCGGCCGGCGCCGAAATGGACGGCCTATGTGCAGCTCGGAAAGCTGCGTGTCTACCATCGGTTGTACCACTGGATCGTTCTTCTGGCGCTGCTGTACTCCGATTCGGTGTCCCTGCACGGTGCGACGACTGCGCTGCTGCTGGTTCCGTTGCTGTTGCTGTCGATTCAGAGTTCGGCATGCGCCATGGACGACATCATGGGCTTCCGGGACGGTTGCGACATAGCGAACTACGGTGCGGCCGACTATCCGGACATGATTCGCAAGCCCTTGGTCGCGGGCGTGCTGTCGGTGCGGCAGGCGCTCGCGTTCGTCGTCACCGTCGTCACTGTCGCCACCATCGCCGTCGTCACCACGGCGCTGTCGTTGGGAGTCGATGTCCTGCCGGCGCTGGCGATATGGGCAGTCGTGATCGGCATTGCGCTGCAGTACTCCGGCGGGCTGAAGTTCAGTTACGTTCCCGGCGGGCTGGAGCTTTTCATCTCCGGCCTCACCGTCGTCGTCACGATCATCCCGTATCTGATGATCGCGCACACCGTGACCAGCACCGTGGTCCTGATCGGGCTGCTCACCGGCAGTTGGTTCCTGATGCCGGTCTCGTACGGCAACATGGCCGACCGCGTCGGAGACGGGGCTGCCAACCGCCGGACTCTCGCGGTGGTGTTGAGTCCGCGGAACTTCCAGGGTGCCATCTGGATCCTGTACGGCTACAGCATCGTGCTCACGGTGCTCCTGTTCACGGTGGGCGACCTGCACCCGTTGACCGCGCTGCTGCTGCTGCCGGTCGTCGTGATGCAGGCAGTGCAGCACTACCAGGGCATCGTCAAAGGCCACGTTCGGAAGGCCATGAAATTCGGTTTCCGGTGCATCGATGTCGGGATGCTCGGTTTGACCGCGGCGATTCTCCTGTCGTGA
- a CDS encoding class I adenylate-forming enzyme family protein encodes MARNHRLLYDELMAARRDAEPWIVDHQPIAVAVQDDEIAPSAIADAAARAATLLESEGVGVGDRCVLWLDSVVDVLVLISGLSAVGAVPILISPTLDAETVGEMLAPTTGVDRVITTTARVAQYAAVGDGRRVDDWSVLTERMATVSPRTTPAVELPDTAPYVVTHTSGTTGVPKLVQYTRAVIDYHGHLRALGHRVFRMKGYAVFALSPSHGATVVALLFSLRRNSPLILLAATDPATVSRIVQQRRPTFLETVPNTYMLWEDLADAGVFRSVRWFYATFDVLHPATVQRFLRGSGRKFALFFELYGQSELGAISARTHLKGIGGSSKQHELGRRMKGHPVGRGVPGVTKIRIVDADGAQVPAGTPGRIQVRTKALFSTYINRPEAARAGRSEGGWWDTGDWGEKDRFGRLTLIDRQVDRVSTVPSSIAVEDLLLERMPWLLEVVVLEQHGRIVPVAAVREGGFDADAWREAVVDLPGFDSPVVVDFASLPKTATGKIRRSVLAARIAEGSGSPASPK; translated from the coding sequence ATGGCGCGCAATCACCGTCTGCTCTACGACGAGCTGATGGCAGCGCGGCGGGACGCGGAGCCGTGGATCGTCGATCATCAGCCGATCGCAGTGGCGGTGCAGGACGACGAGATCGCCCCGAGCGCCATTGCCGATGCGGCGGCACGGGCGGCGACGCTGCTCGAGTCCGAAGGTGTCGGCGTCGGCGACCGATGCGTGTTGTGGCTCGACTCCGTTGTGGACGTGCTGGTGCTGATCTCCGGTCTGTCCGCGGTGGGCGCGGTGCCGATCCTGATCAGCCCGACTCTGGACGCCGAGACCGTCGGGGAGATGCTGGCACCGACCACAGGCGTCGACCGGGTGATCACCACGACCGCCCGTGTCGCGCAGTATGCCGCTGTCGGGGACGGCCGGCGGGTCGACGACTGGTCGGTGCTGACCGAGCGGATGGCGACCGTGTCTCCCCGTACGACCCCTGCCGTGGAGCTGCCGGACACGGCACCGTACGTGGTCACGCACACGTCGGGAACGACCGGCGTGCCGAAGCTCGTCCAGTACACGAGAGCGGTGATCGACTACCACGGCCATCTGCGTGCGCTGGGGCACCGCGTGTTCCGTATGAAGGGCTACGCCGTCTTCGCCCTGTCGCCCTCTCACGGCGCCACGGTTGTCGCCCTGTTGTTCTCGCTGCGACGGAACTCTCCGCTGATTCTGCTGGCGGCCACGGACCCGGCGACGGTCAGCCGAATCGTCCAGCAGCGGCGCCCTACGTTTCTGGAGACGGTTCCGAACACGTACATGCTGTGGGAGGACCTGGCCGACGCGGGCGTGTTCCGATCTGTCAGATGGTTCTACGCCACGTTCGATGTGCTGCATCCGGCCACGGTCCAGCGCTTCCTGCGTGGCAGCGGCCGAAAGTTCGCTCTCTTCTTCGAGCTGTACGGCCAGTCGGAGTTGGGCGCCATATCGGCTCGCACACATCTCAAGGGGATCGGCGGGAGCAGCAAGCAGCACGAGCTCGGCCGCAGGATGAAGGGCCACCCCGTGGGCCGAGGAGTTCCCGGTGTCACGAAGATCCGGATCGTCGATGCCGACGGAGCCCAGGTACCCGCAGGTACGCCCGGGCGCATTCAGGTGCGCACCAAGGCGCTCTTCTCCACCTACATCAACCGACCTGAGGCCGCGCGTGCCGGCCGTAGCGAAGGCGGCTGGTGGGACACCGGTGACTGGGGTGAGAAGGACCGGTTCGGCCGGCTCACGCTGATCGATCGCCAAGTGGACCGTGTGAGTACGGTACCGAGCTCGATCGCCGTGGAAGACCTGTTGCTGGAACGGATGCCGTGGCTGCTCGAGGTCGTCGTGCTCGAGCAGCACGGCCGGATCGTGCCGGTAGCGGCGGTCCGGGAGGGTGGGTTCGACGCAGACGCGTGGCGGGAAGCGGTTGTGGATCTGCCGGGATTCGACTCGCCCGTAGTGGTTGATTTCGCGAGTCTGCCGAAGACAGCGACGGGGAAGATCCGTCGCTCGGTGCTTGCTGCCCGCATCGCCGAAGGTTCCGGATCTCCTGCAAGCCCGAAGTGA
- a CDS encoding methyltransferase domain-containing protein, with product MTVQTDLSPALRRATELLAVRGIDPVVQDGYLDTLRPRPDGIAGADSKGIQALWASKAGAGLYRFAQALIRGVLRGSRTPAEWLVLPSEGVILDVGSGLGHVTHVLAERAGPDVVVLGADISAPMLARAAKACTDPRVGFLLADAGRLPFDDGCVDGVASTAVLQLVPDRAAALAEMVRVLRPGGVLTVMIPSTKHGPAKLMSALPGGGAHYFDDDELPGMFAANGLTDVEVRQKGSFQWVRGRKN from the coding sequence ATGACTGTGCAAACCGATCTTTCCCCCGCACTGCGACGCGCGACCGAGCTGCTCGCCGTACGGGGGATCGACCCGGTCGTCCAGGACGGCTACCTCGACACCCTCCGGCCTCGACCCGACGGCATCGCCGGCGCGGACAGCAAAGGAATCCAGGCGCTCTGGGCCTCCAAGGCCGGCGCGGGTCTCTATCGATTCGCCCAGGCGCTGATTCGGGGGGTACTGAGGGGGTCCCGGACTCCGGCCGAGTGGCTGGTGCTGCCGTCCGAGGGCGTGATCCTCGATGTCGGGTCGGGGCTCGGGCATGTCACCCATGTCCTGGCGGAAAGAGCCGGACCGGACGTCGTCGTGCTGGGCGCGGACATCTCCGCGCCGATGCTGGCCCGTGCGGCCAAGGCATGCACCGATCCTCGGGTCGGATTCCTGCTGGCCGACGCCGGCCGGTTGCCCTTCGACGACGGCTGCGTCGACGGCGTGGCCTCGACCGCTGTGCTGCAGCTGGTCCCGGACCGCGCTGCCGCGCTCGCGGAGATGGTCCGCGTGCTGCGGCCCGGCGGCGTCCTCACCGTGATGATCCCCAGCACCAAGCACGGTCCGGCAAAGCTCATGTCGGCGCTGCCGGGCGGTGGAGCCCATTACTTCGACGACGACGAACTCCCCGGCATGTTTGCCGCGAACGGGCTCACGGACGTCGAAGTCCGTCAGAAGGGCTCGTTCCAGTGGGTTCGCGGCCGCAAGAACTGA
- a CDS encoding class I adenylate-forming enzyme family protein, protein MNELIATLHAACKERPDQAALTFRGQSLTYGELWNRVERMAEAYRTLGIQAEDRVVCQLPNSPEYLISMMAAWISGIAFVGVDHDLTGPELVSLVDRTDAVALLYQPRAGAEDAMEPLHAVREAFPKIHAIVHGTDEPVGTQFDDLLDGTAAPRETDRDYTRIDDLGIALLLMTSGTTGRPKLVVETYRALWSKTAAFLEAMQPDSDDVWLLYPPMAHGFGLKMTLMALASGGRLVVMDRFSPSGALDLVTAEKVTVLPGTPAHLRMMLDRLDGERHDVSSLGWAVSAASPLPAALLEQVYTVLGVEMLFIYGCSEGFYTFTTDRADIEAGSVGRRPMDGPEGTPADGHAEIVALDGTGAVAGGVLGEIVYRAKVPVRYWGQESVAVDGWYHTGDLGIIDDEGRLHVRGRTKELVNRGGLKVSCVEVETALGALPAVADAAIFPVPDEVLGEAIGACVVPADPDDPIDLEGLKSGLRHSLARHKMPDRLWIVDAVPRTKIGKIDRAALSSAVAS, encoded by the coding sequence GTGAACGAACTGATTGCGACACTGCACGCCGCATGCAAGGAGCGGCCCGACCAGGCTGCCCTCACCTTCCGGGGACAGTCCCTGACCTACGGTGAGCTCTGGAATCGTGTCGAGCGGATGGCGGAGGCCTATCGGACGCTCGGGATCCAGGCCGAGGACCGTGTGGTCTGCCAGCTCCCCAATTCCCCGGAATACCTGATATCCATGATGGCCGCGTGGATATCGGGGATCGCGTTCGTCGGTGTCGACCACGATCTGACCGGACCCGAACTGGTGTCGCTGGTCGACCGCACCGACGCTGTCGCCCTGCTGTACCAGCCTCGGGCCGGGGCCGAGGACGCCATGGAGCCGTTGCACGCGGTGCGTGAGGCGTTTCCGAAGATTCACGCGATCGTGCACGGCACCGATGAGCCGGTGGGAACGCAATTCGACGACCTGCTGGACGGCACCGCCGCCCCGCGGGAGACGGACCGCGACTACACCCGCATCGACGATCTCGGGATCGCGCTGCTGCTGATGACTTCCGGCACGACCGGCCGGCCGAAGCTGGTGGTCGAGACCTACCGGGCACTCTGGTCCAAGACCGCGGCCTTCCTGGAGGCGATGCAGCCCGACAGCGACGACGTATGGCTGCTCTATCCGCCGATGGCCCACGGCTTCGGCTTGAAGATGACACTGATGGCACTGGCCAGTGGCGGCCGCCTGGTCGTCATGGACAGGTTCTCGCCGAGCGGCGCGTTGGATCTGGTGACGGCCGAAAAGGTCACGGTGCTTCCCGGGACCCCGGCCCATCTCCGGATGATGCTCGACCGACTGGACGGCGAGCGCCATGACGTGTCCTCGCTGGGGTGGGCGGTCTCGGCCGCATCGCCGCTGCCCGCGGCGCTGTTGGAGCAGGTGTACACCGTTCTCGGTGTCGAGATGCTGTTCATCTACGGCTGCTCGGAGGGCTTCTACACCTTCACCACCGACCGCGCGGACATCGAGGCCGGTTCGGTCGGCCGTCGGCCGATGGACGGGCCGGAGGGTACTCCGGCCGACGGACACGCTGAGATCGTCGCGCTCGACGGTACGGGAGCCGTGGCCGGCGGCGTGCTCGGCGAGATCGTGTACCGCGCGAAGGTCCCGGTGCGTTACTGGGGGCAGGAGAGTGTGGCTGTCGACGGGTGGTACCACACCGGTGACCTCGGGATCATCGATGACGAGGGCCGGCTGCACGTACGCGGCCGGACGAAGGAGCTCGTCAACCGGGGTGGTCTGAAGGTTTCGTGCGTCGAGGTCGAGACGGCGCTGGGGGCGTTGCCGGCCGTGGCCGACGCCGCGATCTTCCCGGTCCCCGACGAGGTGCTCGGTGAGGCGATCGGCGCCTGTGTGGTTCCGGCCGATCCCGACGACCCGATCGATCTGGAGGGACTGAAGTCCGGCCTGCGCCATTCACTTGCGCGGCACAAGATGCCGGACCGGCTGTGGATCGTGGACGCCGTCCCGCGGACGAAGATCGGCAAGATCGACCGGGCAGCCCTCTCCTCGGCAGTGGCGTCATGA